One Cervus canadensis isolate Bull #8, Minnesota chromosome 1, ASM1932006v1, whole genome shotgun sequence genomic window carries:
- the TMEM100 gene encoding transmembrane protein 100, with the protein MTDEPVKEILGTPKSPKPVAMEKNANGEVVVTMVPLVSEIQLAAATGGAELSCYRCVIPFAVVVLITGTVVTAVAYSFNSHGSIISILGLVLLSLGLFLLASSALCWKVRQRSKKAKRRESQTTLVANQRGWFA; encoded by the coding sequence ATGACAGACGAGCCCGTAAAGGAGATCCTGGGAACCCCGAAGTCTCCCAAGCCGGTGGCAATGGAAAAGAATGCCAACGGAGAAGTGGTGGTTACCATGGTACCCCTGGTCAGTGAGATTCAGCTGGCGGCCGCCACCGGGGGCGCCGAGCTCTCCTGCTACCGCTGCGTCATCCCCTTCGCCGTGGTGGTCCTCATCACCGGGACCGTGGTCACTGCCGTGGCGTACAGCTTCAACTCCCACGGCTCCATCATCTCCATCTTGGGCCTGGtccttctgtccctgggactttTTCTGTTAGCGTCTAGCGCTCTGTGCTGGAAGGTGAGGCAGAGGAGCAAGAAAGCCAAGAGGCGGGAGAGCCAGACAACTCTGGTGGCGAATCAGAGGGGCTGGTTTGCTTAG